A genomic segment from Leopardus geoffroyi isolate Oge1 chromosome A2, O.geoffroyi_Oge1_pat1.0, whole genome shotgun sequence encodes:
- the OLFM2 gene encoding noelin-2 isoform X2, translated as MWPLTVPPPPPPPLLLLLLLCSGLAGQTLFQSPEEGWQLYTSAQAPDGKCICTAVIPAQSTCSRDGRSRELRQLMGKVQNVSQSMEVLELRTYRDLQYVRSMETLMRSLDARLRAADGSLSAKSFQELKDRMSELLPLSSVLEQYKADTRTIVRLREEVRNLSSSLAAIQEEMGAYGYEDLQRRVMALEARLHACAQKLGCGKLTGVSNPITVRAMGSRFGSWMTDTMAPSADSRVWYMDGYYKGRRVLEFRTLGDFIKGQNFIQHLLPQPWAGTGHVVYNGSLFYNKYQSNVVVKYHFRSRSVLVQRSLPGAGYNNTFPYSWGGFSDMDFMVDESGLWAVYTTNQNAGNIVVSRLDPHTLEVVRSWDTGYPKRSAGEAFMICGVLYVTNSHLAGAKVYFAYFTNTSSYEYTDVPFHNQYSHISMLDYNPRERALYTWNNGHQVLYNVTLFHVISTAGDP; from the exons ACCCTCTTCCAGAGCCCCGAGGAGGGCTGGCAGCTCTACACCTCGGCCCAGGCGCCCGACGGGAAATGCATCTGCACGGCTGTGATCCCCGCGCAGAGCACCTGCTCCCGCGATGGCCGGAGCCGGGAGCTGCGGCAGCTGATGGGGAAG GTCCAGAACGTCTCCCAGTCCATGGAGGTCCTTGAGCTGCGGACGTACCGTGACCTCCAGTACGTGCGCAGCATGGAGACCCTCATGCGAAGCCTGGACGCACGACTCCGGGCGGCCGATGGGTCCCTCTCGGCCAAGAGCTTCCAG GAACTGAAGGACAGGATGTCGGAGCTGCTGCCCCTGAGCTCAGTCCTGGAGCAGTACAAGGCGGACACGCGGACCATCGTGCGCCTGCGGGAGGAAGTGCGGAATCTCTCCAGCAGCCTCGCTGCCATCCAGGAGGAGATGGGCGCCTACGGCTACGAGGACTTGCAGCGGCGGGTGATGGCCCTGGAGGCCAGGCTCCATGCCTGCGCCCAGAAGCTGG GCTGTGGGAAGCTGACTGGGGTCAGTAACCCTATCACCGTTCGGGCCATGGGATCCCGCTTCGGCTCCTGGATGACCGACACGATGGCCCCCAGTGCGGACAGCCGG GTCTGGTACATGGATGGCTACTACAAGGGCCGGCGGGTCCTGGAGTTCCGCACTCTGGGAGACTTCATCAAAGGCCAGAACTTTATCCAGCACCTGCTGCCCCAGCCGTGGGCGGGCACGGGCCACGTGGTATACAACGGCTCCCTGTTCTACAACAAGTACCAGAGCAACGTGGTGGTCAAGTACCACTTCCGCTCGCGCTCCGTGCTGGTGCAGAGGAGCCTCCCGGGGGCCGGCTACAACAACACCTTCCCCTACTCCTGGGGCGGCTTCTCGGACATGGACTTCATGGTGGACGAGAGCGGGCTCTGGGCCGTCTACACCACCAACCAGAACGCGGGCAACATCGTGGTCAGCCGGCTGGACCCGCACACCCTCGAGGTCGTGCGGTCCTGGGACACCGGCTACCCCAAGCGCAGCGCTGGCGAGGCCTTCATGATCTGTGGCGTGCTCTACGTGACCAACTCCCACCTGGCCGGGGCCAAGGTCTACTTCGCCTACTTCACCAACACGTCCAGTTACGAGTACACGGACGTGCCCTTCCACAACCAGTACTCCCACATCTCCATGCTGGATTACAACCCCCGGGAGCGGGCCCTCTACACCTGGAACAACGGCCACCAGGTGCTGTACAACGTCACCCTCTTCCACGTCATCAGCACCGCCGGGGACCCCTAG
- the OLFM2 gene encoding noelin-2 isoform X1, with product MSVPLLKIGAVLSTMAMVTNWMSQTLPSLVGLNGTVSRAGASEKITLFQSPEEGWQLYTSAQAPDGKCICTAVIPAQSTCSRDGRSRELRQLMGKVQNVSQSMEVLELRTYRDLQYVRSMETLMRSLDARLRAADGSLSAKSFQELKDRMSELLPLSSVLEQYKADTRTIVRLREEVRNLSSSLAAIQEEMGAYGYEDLQRRVMALEARLHACAQKLGCGKLTGVSNPITVRAMGSRFGSWMTDTMAPSADSRVWYMDGYYKGRRVLEFRTLGDFIKGQNFIQHLLPQPWAGTGHVVYNGSLFYNKYQSNVVVKYHFRSRSVLVQRSLPGAGYNNTFPYSWGGFSDMDFMVDESGLWAVYTTNQNAGNIVVSRLDPHTLEVVRSWDTGYPKRSAGEAFMICGVLYVTNSHLAGAKVYFAYFTNTSSYEYTDVPFHNQYSHISMLDYNPRERALYTWNNGHQVLYNVTLFHVISTAGDP from the exons ACCCTCTTCCAGAGCCCCGAGGAGGGCTGGCAGCTCTACACCTCGGCCCAGGCGCCCGACGGGAAATGCATCTGCACGGCTGTGATCCCCGCGCAGAGCACCTGCTCCCGCGATGGCCGGAGCCGGGAGCTGCGGCAGCTGATGGGGAAG GTCCAGAACGTCTCCCAGTCCATGGAGGTCCTTGAGCTGCGGACGTACCGTGACCTCCAGTACGTGCGCAGCATGGAGACCCTCATGCGAAGCCTGGACGCACGACTCCGGGCGGCCGATGGGTCCCTCTCGGCCAAGAGCTTCCAG GAACTGAAGGACAGGATGTCGGAGCTGCTGCCCCTGAGCTCAGTCCTGGAGCAGTACAAGGCGGACACGCGGACCATCGTGCGCCTGCGGGAGGAAGTGCGGAATCTCTCCAGCAGCCTCGCTGCCATCCAGGAGGAGATGGGCGCCTACGGCTACGAGGACTTGCAGCGGCGGGTGATGGCCCTGGAGGCCAGGCTCCATGCCTGCGCCCAGAAGCTGG GCTGTGGGAAGCTGACTGGGGTCAGTAACCCTATCACCGTTCGGGCCATGGGATCCCGCTTCGGCTCCTGGATGACCGACACGATGGCCCCCAGTGCGGACAGCCGG GTCTGGTACATGGATGGCTACTACAAGGGCCGGCGGGTCCTGGAGTTCCGCACTCTGGGAGACTTCATCAAAGGCCAGAACTTTATCCAGCACCTGCTGCCCCAGCCGTGGGCGGGCACGGGCCACGTGGTATACAACGGCTCCCTGTTCTACAACAAGTACCAGAGCAACGTGGTGGTCAAGTACCACTTCCGCTCGCGCTCCGTGCTGGTGCAGAGGAGCCTCCCGGGGGCCGGCTACAACAACACCTTCCCCTACTCCTGGGGCGGCTTCTCGGACATGGACTTCATGGTGGACGAGAGCGGGCTCTGGGCCGTCTACACCACCAACCAGAACGCGGGCAACATCGTGGTCAGCCGGCTGGACCCGCACACCCTCGAGGTCGTGCGGTCCTGGGACACCGGCTACCCCAAGCGCAGCGCTGGCGAGGCCTTCATGATCTGTGGCGTGCTCTACGTGACCAACTCCCACCTGGCCGGGGCCAAGGTCTACTTCGCCTACTTCACCAACACGTCCAGTTACGAGTACACGGACGTGCCCTTCCACAACCAGTACTCCCACATCTCCATGCTGGATTACAACCCCCGGGAGCGGGCCCTCTACACCTGGAACAACGGCCACCAGGTGCTGTACAACGTCACCCTCTTCCACGTCATCAGCACCGCCGGGGACCCCTAG